Within the Mycobacterium gordonae genome, the region GTGCGGACCGGGATCGCGGCGTTCGATCGTGGTCTTGCTCAGCGGCTCGGTAGCCGACGTGGCGGCGTATGCGGAAACGGTGCTCATCATCATCCTCTGCGAATTGGTTGCGCTCTGATAAAGGTTAGCTAAGGTAACGGTCTGCACGCCAGTTGCGGGGGCGTTGCGCTGGTCACTCTCAGTTGATGGGTGCGTTGATCCAACGAAGGTCATCAACGATGCCGCGGGCCGCGATCATTCCCTCACCGGTCTGCCAGATCTCGTCGTTGACCACGAAGATCCGGTTGTCGCGGTTGGCGCCCAGCTTGCGCCAGGGGGCGCTGTCCAAGACGGTGGCCGCGCGCTCGGCGGCCGCGGTGGAGGCGCACGACACATAGATGATGTCGCCGTCGGCAGCGGAAAAGTCGGGGTTCTTGCTCAGGTCGGTGTCGGTGGCGCCGAATTCCAGGTAGGGCTTGTCGGTGAACCGCTGCGCCGTGGGACGGTCCACACCGACCGCTGCCAAGACGCTGCCGGGAAAGTTGTTGGCCCCGTAGACCCGCAGCGCGCTGGTGGTCAGCTGAACCACCGACACCTGAAAATGGGGTGCGTCGTGTTTGGCGCCGACATCTCTGGCGCGCTGCCGGAAGCCGGTGATCAGCGCCTCAGCTGCAGCGCCGCGAGCCGTCGCGGCGCCGACGCCGCGCAAGTTGTCCTCCCAGGCCGCGCCCGGGGCCGCGGTGAACACGGTCGGCGCGATCGCCGCCAGTTGCGGATACAACGTCGGCGTCCACGCCACCGACCCCAGAATCAGGTCGGGGCGGGCTGCGGCGATGGCCTTCAGGTCCGGTGCGTTGCGCGCACCGGCGCCCGGCACGTCGTGAATCACCTTGCCCAGATACGACGGCTGATTCGACGATCCGTCCGGCTCCGCCGCCGCGACCACCCGCGATTGCAGACCGAGTGCACACAGCGAGTCGAGTTGATCTCCGGACAGCACGACGATGCGCTGGGGATCGGCCGGCACCTGGGCCTCGCCCGGAACTACTCCGGCCGCGTTGCGGGCCGGCCGCGGGGGACCGGGGTCAGGGGCGGCCGCTTCCCGCGCACATGATTCGTCGGGCTTGCGGTCGTTGCCCAGCACTCCGGCGCCCGCTATCTGGGTGGTCGGGGTGACCAGTGAGGACGCCGATGTCGGATGATCCGAACCGCAGGCGGAGGTCAGGAGCAGCGCGACCGCCGCCACGGCGCCCAGAGGAGTTCGCAGGCCGCCGGATTGCACGCGTCCGACGGTAACATCCGGCCTGCTCAGACCACGGCGGTCGGGCGGGTGGCGGGCTCTCGCAAAACGAAATACGACAGTTTGTAGGACCAGGCCTACCGGCAGGCTGAACGCGGGCTAAGATTCCTCTTAGCACTGCATGTGCGCCCCTGTCCGGATGGATGTTTGGAGGATCTGTTGACAGCCGAAGCGCCCCCACGGGGAGAACTCGAGGCAGTCCGTCCCTACCCGGCTCGCACCGGTCCCAAGGGCAATCTGGTCTACAAGCTGATCACCACGACCGATCACAAGCTGATCGGCATCATGTACTGCGTCACCTGCTTCATGTTCTTCTTCATCGGCGGCCTGTTGGCGCTGTTGATGAGGACCGAGCTGGCGGTGCCTGGGCTGCAGTTCTTGTCGAACGAGCAGTACAACCAGTTGTTCACCATGCATGGCGGCATCATGCTGCTGTTCTACGCGACGCCGATCGTGTTCGGTTTCGCCAACCTGGTGCTGCCGCTGCAGATCGGCGCGCCCGACGTGGCGTTCCCGCGTTTGAACGCCTTCTCGTTCTGGCTTTTCCTGTTCGGCGGCCTGATCGTGGCGGCCGGTTTCATCACTCCGGGCGGCGCGGCCGACTTCGGCTGGACGTTCTACACCCCCCTGAGCGACGCGGTCCACACCCCCGGCGCCGGCGGTGACCTGTGGATCATGGGCATCATCGTCGCCGGCCTGGGGACCATCCTCGGCGCGGTCAACATGATCACCACGGTGGTGTGCATGCGTGCGCCCGGCATGACGATGTTCCGGATGCCGATCTTCACCTGGAACATCCTGGTGACCTCGGTACTGGTGCTGATCGCCTTCCCGCTGCTGACCGCGGCCCTGTTCGGCCTGGCGGCCGACCGCCACCTGGGCGCCCACATCTACGATCCGGCCAACGGTGGGGTACTGCTGTTCCAGCACCTGTTCTGGTTCTTCGGCCACCCCGAGGTGTACATCCTCGCGCTGCCGTTCTTCGGTGTCGTCTCGGAAATCTTCCCGGTGTTCTCGCGCAAGCCGATCTTCGGTTACACGACGCTGGTCTACGCAACGCTGTCGATCGCCGCACTGTCGGTCGCCGTGTGGGCGCACCACATGTTCGCCACCGGCGCCGTGCTGCTGCCGTTCTTCTCCTTCATGACCTTCCTCATCGCCGTGCCGACCGGCATCAAGTTCTTCAACTGGGTGGGCACGATGTGGAAGGGTCAGTTGACGTTCGAGACGCCGATGCTGTTCTCCGTCGGCTTCGCCGTGACCTTCCTGCTCGGTGGTCTCAGCGGTGTCCTGCTGGCCAGCCCGCCGCTGGACTTCCACGTCACCGACAGCTACTTCGTGATCGCCCACTTCCACTATGTGCTGTTTGGCACCATCGTGTTCTCGACCTACGCGGGCATCTACTTCTGGTTCCCGAAGATGACGGGTCGGCTGCTCGACGAGCGGCTGGGCAAATTGCACTTCTGGCTGACCTTCATCGGGTTCCACACCACGTTCCTGGTGCAGCACTGGGTGGGTGACCAGGGCATGCCCCGCCGCTACGCGGACTACCTGCCGACCGACAACTTCACCACCCTGAACATGATCTCCACCGTCGGCGCCTACATTCTGGGTGTCTCGATGCTGCCGTTCGTCTGGAACATCTTCAAGAGCTGGCGCTACGGCGAGGTAGTGACCGTCGACGACCCGTGGGGTTACGGCAACTCGCTGGAGTGGGCGACCAGCTGCCCGCCGCCGCGGCACAACTTCACCGAGCTGCCCCGAATCCGTTCGGAGCGTCCGGCTTTCGAGCTGCACTACCCGCACATGGTCGAGCGGCTGCGTGCCGAAGCGCATGTCGGGCGCGCACACGGTCCCTCCGACGGAGATGTCACCAGATCGGACGACGTCAGCGTCCGCACCTGATGGCGGCCGTGGCGGGTGAGTAAGTCACCCAGGGTGTCGGTGCTGATCACGGTTACCGGCGTCGACCAACCTGGTGTGACGTCCGCCCTGTTCGGCGTCCTCGCCCGACACAAAGTCGAGCTTCTCAACGTCGAACAGGTCGTGATTCGGCGGCGATTGACGCTGGGCGTGTTGGTGTCCTGCCCGCTGGATCCCGTGAACGGCGATCTCGAGGCCACGGCGCTGCGTGAGGACGTCGAGGCGGCCATCCGCGAGGTCGGGCTGGACGTCACGATCGAGCGCAGCGAGGACCTGCCGATCATCCGGGAACCCTCGACCCACACCATCTTCGTGCTCGGTCGCCCGATCACCGCCGGCGCCTTCGGCGCCGTTGCCAGGGAAGTGGCCGACCTGGGCGTCAACATCGACTTCATCCGCGGCGTCTCCGACTACCCGGTCACCGGTCTGGAGTTGCGGGTGTCGGTGCCGCCCGGCGCTTACGGCCCGCTGCAGAGCGCGCTGACCAAGGTCGCCGCCGAGGAGCAGGTGGATGTGGCGCTCGAGGACTACGGTCTGGCATGGCGCACCAAACGGCTCATCGTGTTCGACGTCGACTCGACGCTGGTTCAGGGTGAGGTCATCGAGATGTTGGCGGCCCGCGCCGGTGCCGAGGGCAAGGTCGCGGCGATCACCGAGGCCGCGATGCGCGGTGAATTGGACTTCGCCAAGTCGCTGGAGCAGCGGGTCGCCACCCTGGCGGGCCTGCCCGCGTCGGTGATCGACGACGTGGCCGAACAGCTGGAGCTGATGCCGGGGGCCCGCACCACGCTACGAACGTTGCAGCGTTTGGGCTTTCGCTGCGGCGTTGTCTCCGGCGGTTTCCGGCGGATCATCGAGCCGCTGGCCGATGAGCTGAAGCTGGATTTCGTCGCCGCCAACGAGCTGGAGATCGTCGACGGCACCCTCACCGGGCGGGTGGTGGGAACGATCGTCGACCGCGCGGGCAAAGCCACCGCGCTGCGGGCCTTCGCTGAGCAGTACGCGGTACCGATGGAGCAGACCGTCGCGGTTGGGGACGGCGCCAACGACATCGACATGCTCGCCGCCGCGGGCATGGGGATCGCCTTCAACGCCAAGCCCGCGCTGCGCGAGGTCGCTGACGCGTCGTTGAGCCACCCCTATCTGGACACCGTGCTGTTCCTGCTGGGCGTGACGCGCGGCGAGATCGAAGCTGCCGACGCGGTGGACGGCGTGGTGCGCCGGGTCGAAATCCCTGCCGAATAGCGCTTGGCGAGCAGACACAAAGGCACCCCGGAGCGCCTGCTCTCAGGAGCTTTTGTGTCTCTCTCGAAAATGTGGTGACCCAAAGTTGGTGCGTGATTGGGGTGCCGGTGTTAGGCAGCTCCGGTGAGCGGTTCGAGAATGACGTTGTAGCCAAGATTCTCCAGTTGCTTGATTGCTTTGGCTTTGGTCTGCCCAGGGTTGTGCCGGGTGTAGTAGTCGGGTCCTGGATCCTGGTAGAAGGCGCCATTGATCAGCATGTTGTAGGCGTCGGTGAGCATCTTGTGTTCGAGGGCAACCAAAGCGATCTGGCCGGTTGATGAGCGGCGCTTGGGTTTGTTCTGGTTATGGCGCTTGGGTAGGGGTCGGTGAGTGCCGGCGATACGTCGGTAGCGGACGCTGTAGTAGGTGTCGTTGCTGCGGGCCGCCGACAGGGCCGCAACACCAAGTGCGGCTTTGAGGTGACGGTTACCGGGCAGGATGGACGCCGATTTGACCCGGCCCGCGGATTCGTTACAGCCCGGCACCACCCCGGCCCAGGACGCCAAATGCCCGGCGGTGGGAAACACGCTCATATCGCCGCCGGTTTCGGCGATGAACACAGTGGCGACCAGCTCAGACCACCCCGGGATACTCATCAGCAGTTCCCGGGTCGCGCAAAAAGGTTCGATCACCTCCTCGATGCGCTCATCAAGACGGGCGAGGTCGGCGTCGTGGGCATCGAGGCGGTCAAGGTATAACCGCACCATAAACGCGTGATGGTCGGTGAATCGCCCACGCAGCGCGTCGGTGAGCTGCGGGATCTTCTTGCGCAGGGTCCCTTTGGCTAGATCGGCGAGCGTCGCCGGATCGCGCTGGCCGGCACACAGCGCTTCGAGCATCGCCCGCCCCGAGACGCCGATGATCTCTGAGGCCACCGCGGAGAGTTTGATCCCAGTGTCTTCCAGTAGCTTTTCGAGCCGCTGGATCTCTTTGGTGCGCTCGCGGGTAATCACGGTGCGCGCCCGGGTCAGGTCGCGCAACACCCGAATCGGCGGTGGCGGCACGAACGATGCGCGCAACAGCCCATGGGCTCCCAGATCGGCCAGCCACGCCGCGTCGGAGACATCGGTCTTGCGGCCGGGGACGTTGCGTGCCGCTTTGGCGTTGACCAGGGTCACGTTCAACTGCTCTTCGAGCAGGTAGTAAAACGGTTTCCAGTAGTCCGAGGTGGACTCGATCACCACACACTCAACGTGCTCGGCCACCAGATGCTCGCGCAACGCCAGGATCTCGTTGGTCATCGAGCCCCACGTGGTCACCGTCGTCGACGTCGCCCGTCGGCCCTGCCCCTGAACACGGATACATGCCTTGGCGTCCTTCTTGGAAACGTCGAGGGCCGCGCACCGCGCATAAACGACTTCCATGATTACTCACCTCCAAAACACGTGCTATCAAGGGTGTTTCGGGGAGAGCGAAAACAAAACAGGAGTCTCTCTCGCGTGCTCACAGGCAACAATCCACCGCCCCCGCAACCAACACAGGGGTGCTCTCCAGCCCCAAGCTGCTCGGCGTGCTCAGAGCAACACAGACGCAACGGGGTCAACCGAAACACCCCTCAAGGGTCGACCCGCCCGACTCGCTGCGCAACCACCTCACCAGGCCGAACGCGCCGCACTAATTTTCATCCTCCACCGCGGGGCGCAGCCCCCCAGATAGCTGCTCGCGGGGTAACGCGACCCGGCGGTCCGAGCCGCTACGCGGTACGGCACGATGAGCGGGTGCCCGAACCCGGCTCTCTCGAGGCCGATCCAGACCTGTTGATCGACTTCAAAAATGTGTCTCTGCGCCGTGGCGGCCGCACCCTGGTCGGCCCTCTGGACTGGGCCGTCGAACTCGACGAACGCTGGGTGATCATCGGCCCCAACGGCGCCGGCAAGACGTCGCTGCTGCGCATCGCGGCGGCCACCGAACACCCGACCAGCGGCACCGCGTTCGTGCTGGGGGAGCGGCTCGGCCGCGTCGACGTCAGCGAGCTGCGGTCCCGGATCGGCCTGAGCTCGTCCTCGCTGGCCCAGCGCATCCCGTCCGACGAAGTGGTGCGCGACCTTGTCGTCTCGGCCGGCTACTCGGTGCTGGGCCGCTGGCGGGAGCGATACGAGGACGTCGACTATCGCCGAGCGGTCGACATGCTGGAAAGCCTGGGCGCCGAGCACCTGGCCGATCGCACCTACGGAACGTTGTCCGAAGGCGAACGCAAGAGGGTGCTGATCGCCCGCGCGTTGATGACCGATCCCGAGCTGCTGCTGCTCGACGAGCCCGCCGCCGGCCTGGACCTGGGCGGCCGCGAGGAACTGGTGGCCCGGCTGGCCGATCTGGCCGCCGACCCCGACGCGCCGGCGCTGGTTCTGGTCACTCACCACGTCGAGGAAGTGCCACCCGGCTTCAGCCATTGCCTGCTGCTCTCCGAGGCCGAAGTCGTCGCATCGGGCCTGCTGCCCGACGTGCTGACTGCCGAGAATCTCTCGTTGGCGTTCGGACAGCGGATTGCCCTCGACGTGGTCGACGGACGCTACTTCGCCCGCCGGGTCCGCACCCGCGCGGCTCATCGGAGGCGCCCATGAATGAGCCCCACGTGCCGCTACCGGCCCGCCCGGCCGCCACCGTCATGCTTGTCCGCGATGCCCCAGGTGGCCTGAACATCTTCCTGATGCGCCGCCACTCCGCGATGGAATTCGCCCCTGGGGTCATCGTCTTTCCCGGTGGCGGGGTCGACGACCGCGACCGCAATGCTGATATCGCCTGGGCGGGCCCCCCGCCGGATTGGTGGGCGCAGCGGTTCGGCATCGAAACCGCCCTGGCCATCGCGCTGGTTTGCTCGGCAGCGCGGGAAACCTTCGAGGAGTCCGGGGTGCTGTTCGCCGGACCGGCCGACGATCCCAACGGAATCGTCGGCGACGCGTCGGTGTACCGCGAGTCGCGCCACGCGCTGGCAGCCCGCACGCTGTCCTTCGCTGACTTCCTGCGTACCGAGAACCTGGTGCTGCGCTCGGACCTGCTGCGGCCCTGGGCGAACTGGGTCACTCCGGAGGCCGAGCGCACGCGTCGCTACGACACCTACTTCTTCGTGGCGGCCCTGCCCGAGGGGCAGCGCGCCGACGGCGAGAACACCGAATCCGATCTGTCGGGCTGGGCCCTTCCGCGGGACGCTATCGCCGACTTCGAGGCCGGTCGCAACGTGCTGCTGCCGCCCACCTGGACGCAGCTGGACTCGCTGGCGGGCCACAGCGTCGCCGAAGTGCTGGCCGTGGAACGTCAGATCGTGCCGATCCAGCCGCTGCTAGAGAAGCGTGGCGACAACTGGGTCTTCGAGTTCTTCGACTCCGACCGCTACCACCGGGCCCGCGAAGCGGGCGGATCGATGACGTGGCCGCTTTGAGTGAATTCGTGAGCGTCATGGTCAGCGACGGCTCCCAGGACCCCGGTATGGCCATGCTGTTGCTGTCGCGGCCACCCACCAACGCGATGACCCGGCAGGTCTACCGGGAGATCGCCGCCGCTGCCGAAGAGTTGGGCCGCCGCGACGACGTCGCCGCGGTGATCCTCTTCGGCGGCCACGAGATCTTCTCCGCCGGCGACGACATGCCTGAACTGCGGACCCTCAGTCCGGCCGAAGCCGGCACCGCGGCCCGCGTACGGCGCGAGGCCATCGACGCGGTGGCTGCGATCCCGAAGCCCACCGTGGCGGCCATCACCGGCTACGCCCTGGGCGCCGGGCTGACGCTGGCGCTGGCCGCCGACTGGCGGGTCAGTGGCGACAACGTGAAGTTCGGCGCGACCGAGATCCTGGCCGGCCTGGTGCCCGGCGGCGGCGGAATGGCCCGGCTGACCCGCACGGTCGGACCGAGCCGGGCCAAAGAGCTGGTGTACAGCGGTCGGTTCTTCGATGCCGAGGAGGCGCTGACGCTGGGTCTGATCGATGACATGGTGGCCCCGGACAACGTCTACGATGCCGCCGCGACCTGGGCTCGAGGCTTCTTGGACGGTCCCCGGCCGGCCCTGGCCGCGGCCAAGGCCGGAATCAACGCCGTGTACGACAGCTCCTGGGAGGCCGAACGGCACGCCGCCGAAGACCGCCGTTACGTCGAGGTGTTCACCGCTGGTCAGGACGCTGGCGCGAAGGGTGACAGCAGCGGCGGTTAGGCTGCCCTGCATGACGAGGAGTTCTGAGATCCCCGCGCCCAACCCCCATGCCACCGCCGAGCAGGTGGAAGCGGCGCGACACGACAGCAAGCTCGCGCAGGTGCTCTACCACGACTGGGAAGCCGAAAGCTACGACGACAAGTGGTCGATCTCCTATGACCAGCGCTGCATCGACTACGCCCGCGGCCGCTTCGACGCCATCGTGCCCGACGAGGTGATCCGCGAGCTGCCCTATGACCGGGCACTGGAACTGGGCTGCGGCACCGGGTTCTTCCTGCTCAACCTGATCCAGGCCGGGGTCGCCCGGCGGGGGTCGGTCACCGACCTGTCGCCCGGCATGGTCAAGGTCGCCACTCGCAACGGGCATTCGCTGGGCTTGGACATCGACGGCCGGGTCGCCGACGCCGAAGGCATCCCGTACGACGACAACACCTTCGACCTGGTGGTCGGGCACGCCGTGCTGCACCACATTCCCGACGTCGAGCTGTCGCTGCGGGAGGTGCTGCGCGTCTTGAAGCCGGGCGGCCGTTTCGTGTTCGCGGGGGAGCCGACGACCGTCGGCAACGGTTATGCCCGGGCGCTCGCGGACCTGACGTGGAACGTCACCATCCGGGCAGTGAAGCTGCCCGGTCTCGGCAGCTGGCGTCGCCCGCAGGAGGAGATCGACGAGAACTCGCGGGCCGCAGCCCTGGAGTGGATCGTAGACCTGCACACCTTCGAACCCAGGGACCTGGAGCGGATGTCCCGCAACGCCGGCGCGGTGGACGTGCGCACGGCGAGTGAGGAGTTCACGGCCGCCATGCTCGGCTGGCCGGTGCGCACGTTCGAGTCGACGGTGCCGCCGGGGAAGCTGGGCTGGGGCTGGGCGAAGTTCGCGTTCAACGGCTGGAAAGCGCTGAGCTGGGTGGACGCCAACATCTGGCGGCACGTGGCGCCGAAGGGCTGGTTTTACAACGTGATGGTCACCGGGGTCAAACCCTCCTGACGGTCTTCACCAGCGACGACGTCAGTTACCTGCGCTCGGAATCCGGCGCCGCGGCGCTGGCGTCCGTTGCCGAGTTCGAGTTGAGCGACATCTCCAGAATCGCCGACATCGCCGCGGTGCGCGGCCGCTTCGGCGAGCGGGCTCCGGTGCTGGTGGAGACGACGCTGTTGCGGCGCAAGGCCGCCGACAAGCTGGGCGAGCTGGGGGATGTGTCTGGCTGGCTGTTCACCGGTGACGCACTGCAGCAGGCCACCGCCGCACCCGTGGCCGCGCACCGTGCACGCCGGCTGGCCGGGCGGGTGGTGCACGACGCGACCTGCTCGATCGGCACCGAGTTGGCCGCTCTCTGCGGCGTGGCGCAGCGCGTGATCGGCAGCGACATCGACCCCGTCCGGCTGGCGATGGCTCGCCACAATCTGACCGCCACCGTCGACCTGTGCCGCGCCGACGCGCTGCGTCCGGTGACGCGCGACACGGCCGTGGTCGTCGACCCGGCGCGGCGCAGCGGTGGCCGGCGCCGCTTCAGTCCGGACCACTACCAGCCTGCCCTGGGGCCGTTGCTGGCTGCGTATCGAGGTCGTGAACTGGCCGTAAAATGCTCTCCTGGAATCGATTTCGATGAAATTGCCCGACTCGGATTCGACGGCGAGATCGAGGTGACGTCCTACCGCGGCTCGGTCCGGGAGGCATGCCTGTGGTCGGGCGGACTGGCACAGCCCGGTGTGCGCAGACGGGCGAGCGTCCTCGATCGCGACGAACACCTCACCTCGGCCGACCCTGACG harbors:
- a CDS encoding iron-siderophore ABC transporter substrate-binding protein, with amino-acid sequence MRTPLGAVAAVALLLTSACGSDHPTSASSLVTPTTQIAGAGVLGNDRKPDESCAREAAAPDPGPPRPARNAAGVVPGEAQVPADPQRIVVLSGDQLDSLCALGLQSRVVAAAEPDGSSNQPSYLGKVIHDVPGAGARNAPDLKAIAAARPDLILGSVAWTPTLYPQLAAIAPTVFTAAPGAAWEDNLRGVGAATARGAAAEALITGFRQRARDVGAKHDAPHFQVSVVQLTTSALRVYGANNFPGSVLAAVGVDRPTAQRFTDKPYLEFGATDTDLSKNPDFSAADGDIIYVSCASTAAAERAATVLDSAPWRKLGANRDNRIFVVNDEIWQTGEGMIAARGIVDDLRWINAPIN
- the ctaD gene encoding aa3-type cytochrome oxidase subunit I codes for the protein MTAEAPPRGELEAVRPYPARTGPKGNLVYKLITTTDHKLIGIMYCVTCFMFFFIGGLLALLMRTELAVPGLQFLSNEQYNQLFTMHGGIMLLFYATPIVFGFANLVLPLQIGAPDVAFPRLNAFSFWLFLFGGLIVAAGFITPGGAADFGWTFYTPLSDAVHTPGAGGDLWIMGIIVAGLGTILGAVNMITTVVCMRAPGMTMFRMPIFTWNILVTSVLVLIAFPLLTAALFGLAADRHLGAHIYDPANGGVLLFQHLFWFFGHPEVYILALPFFGVVSEIFPVFSRKPIFGYTTLVYATLSIAALSVAVWAHHMFATGAVLLPFFSFMTFLIAVPTGIKFFNWVGTMWKGQLTFETPMLFSVGFAVTFLLGGLSGVLLASPPLDFHVTDSYFVIAHFHYVLFGTIVFSTYAGIYFWFPKMTGRLLDERLGKLHFWLTFIGFHTTFLVQHWVGDQGMPRRYADYLPTDNFTTLNMISTVGAYILGVSMLPFVWNIFKSWRYGEVVTVDDPWGYGNSLEWATSCPPPRHNFTELPRIRSERPAFELHYPHMVERLRAEAHVGRAHGPSDGDVTRSDDVSVRT
- the serB gene encoding phosphoserine phosphatase SerB, which codes for MSKSPRVSVLITVTGVDQPGVTSALFGVLARHKVELLNVEQVVIRRRLTLGVLVSCPLDPVNGDLEATALREDVEAAIREVGLDVTIERSEDLPIIREPSTHTIFVLGRPITAGAFGAVAREVADLGVNIDFIRGVSDYPVTGLELRVSVPPGAYGPLQSALTKVAAEEQVDVALEDYGLAWRTKRLIVFDVDSTLVQGEVIEMLAARAGAEGKVAAITEAAMRGELDFAKSLEQRVATLAGLPASVIDDVAEQLELMPGARTTLRTLQRLGFRCGVVSGGFRRIIEPLADELKLDFVAANELEIVDGTLTGRVVGTIVDRAGKATALRAFAEQYAVPMEQTVAVGDGANDIDMLAAAGMGIAFNAKPALREVADASLSHPYLDTVLFLLGVTRGEIEAADAVDGVVRRVEIPAE
- a CDS encoding IS110 family RNA-guided transposase; amino-acid sequence: MEVVYARCAALDVSKKDAKACIRVQGQGRRATSTTVTTWGSMTNEILALREHLVAEHVECVVIESTSDYWKPFYYLLEEQLNVTLVNAKAARNVPGRKTDVSDAAWLADLGAHGLLRASFVPPPPIRVLRDLTRARTVITRERTKEIQRLEKLLEDTGIKLSAVASEIIGVSGRAMLEALCAGQRDPATLADLAKGTLRKKIPQLTDALRGRFTDHHAFMVRLYLDRLDAHDADLARLDERIEEVIEPFCATRELLMSIPGWSELVATVFIAETGGDMSVFPTAGHLASWAGVVPGCNESAGRVKSASILPGNRHLKAALGVAALSAARSNDTYYSVRYRRIAGTHRPLPKRHNQNKPKRRSSTGQIALVALEHKMLTDAYNMLINGAFYQDPGPDYYTRHNPGQTKAKAIKQLENLGYNVILEPLTGAA
- a CDS encoding ABC transporter ATP-binding protein codes for the protein MPEPGSLEADPDLLIDFKNVSLRRGGRTLVGPLDWAVELDERWVIIGPNGAGKTSLLRIAAATEHPTSGTAFVLGERLGRVDVSELRSRIGLSSSSLAQRIPSDEVVRDLVVSAGYSVLGRWRERYEDVDYRRAVDMLESLGAEHLADRTYGTLSEGERKRVLIARALMTDPELLLLDEPAAGLDLGGREELVARLADLAADPDAPALVLVTHHVEEVPPGFSHCLLLSEAEVVASGLLPDVLTAENLSLAFGQRIALDVVDGRYFARRVRTRAAHRRRP
- a CDS encoding NUDIX hydrolase, which translates into the protein MNEPHVPLPARPAATVMLVRDAPGGLNIFLMRRHSAMEFAPGVIVFPGGGVDDRDRNADIAWAGPPPDWWAQRFGIETALAIALVCSAARETFEESGVLFAGPADDPNGIVGDASVYRESRHALAARTLSFADFLRTENLVLRSDLLRPWANWVTPEAERTRRYDTYFFVAALPEGQRADGENTESDLSGWALPRDAIADFEAGRNVLLPPTWTQLDSLAGHSVAEVLAVERQIVPIQPLLEKRGDNWVFEFFDSDRYHRAREAGGSMTWPL
- a CDS encoding enoyl-CoA hydratase, yielding MSEFVSVMVSDGSQDPGMAMLLLSRPPTNAMTRQVYREIAAAAEELGRRDDVAAVILFGGHEIFSAGDDMPELRTLSPAEAGTAARVRREAIDAVAAIPKPTVAAITGYALGAGLTLALAADWRVSGDNVKFGATEILAGLVPGGGGMARLTRTVGPSRAKELVYSGRFFDAEEALTLGLIDDMVAPDNVYDAAATWARGFLDGPRPALAAAKAGINAVYDSSWEAERHAAEDRRYVEVFTAGQDAGAKGDSSGG
- a CDS encoding class I SAM-dependent methyltransferase, whose product is MTRSSEIPAPNPHATAEQVEAARHDSKLAQVLYHDWEAESYDDKWSISYDQRCIDYARGRFDAIVPDEVIRELPYDRALELGCGTGFFLLNLIQAGVARRGSVTDLSPGMVKVATRNGHSLGLDIDGRVADAEGIPYDDNTFDLVVGHAVLHHIPDVELSLREVLRVLKPGGRFVFAGEPTTVGNGYARALADLTWNVTIRAVKLPGLGSWRRPQEEIDENSRAAALEWIVDLHTFEPRDLERMSRNAGAVDVRTASEEFTAAMLGWPVRTFESTVPPGKLGWGWAKFAFNGWKALSWVDANIWRHVAPKGWFYNVMVTGVKPS
- a CDS encoding class I SAM-dependent methyltransferase, with translation MVLQRDGHRGQTLLTVFTSDDVSYLRSESGAAALASVAEFELSDISRIADIAAVRGRFGERAPVLVETTLLRRKAADKLGELGDVSGWLFTGDALQQATAAPVAAHRARRLAGRVVHDATCSIGTELAALCGVAQRVIGSDIDPVRLAMARHNLTATVDLCRADALRPVTRDTAVVVDPARRSGGRRRFSPDHYQPALGPLLAAYRGRELAVKCSPGIDFDEIARLGFDGEIEVTSYRGSVREACLWSGGLAQPGVRRRASVLDRDEHLTSADPDDCPVGPAGRWIVDPDGAVVRAGLVRHYGARHGLWQLDRDIAYLSGDRLPPGVRGFEVLERLPFDERRLRQALTALDCGAAEILVRGVQVDPDALRRRLRLRGGAALSVVIARIGRSGAGGGSHAAAYVCRPSR